A DNA window from Streptomyces sp. 71268 contains the following coding sequences:
- a CDS encoding lactate utilization protein B, with protein MPTPPGAAPAFPDAAERSTRDTTLRNNLRRATHTIRAKRAAAVAELADWGELRAAGAAIKDHTLRHLDHYLEQVEAAVTAAGGQVHWAVDAAEANAIVTRLVRETGEREVVKVKSMATQEIGLNEALAAAGITAYETDLAELIVQLGHDLPSHILVPAIHRNRAEIRDIFRTQMGRWGRPAPAGLTDEPAELAEAARLHLREKFLSAKVAVSGANFIVAETGTLVVVESEGNGRMCLTLPETLISVVGIEKVIPSWRDLEVFLQLLPRSSTAERMNPYTSMWTGTTDGDGPAAFHLVLLDNGRTDALADQVGRQALRCIRCSACLNVCPVYERAGGHAYGSAYPGPIGAILTPQLRGTVSALDASLPYASSLCGACYEVCPVAIDIPEVLVRLRERVVEGGPVTVRGTRAVIRPARGHAAERAAMRAARWAFEHPRALRAGQRLASRTRALHPRHLPGPGRAWTRGRDLPEVPAESFRDWWQRTRGERGTA; from the coding sequence ATGCCCACCCCGCCCGGCGCCGCCCCCGCGTTCCCGGACGCGGCCGAGCGCTCCACGCGCGACACCACGCTGCGGAACAACCTGCGGCGCGCCACGCACACCATCCGGGCCAAGCGCGCCGCGGCCGTCGCCGAACTCGCCGACTGGGGCGAGCTGCGCGCGGCGGGCGCCGCCATCAAGGACCACACCCTGCGCCACCTCGATCACTACCTGGAACAGGTGGAGGCCGCCGTCACGGCCGCCGGCGGCCAGGTGCACTGGGCCGTCGACGCCGCCGAGGCCAACGCCATCGTCACCCGGCTGGTTCGGGAGACCGGCGAGCGCGAGGTGGTCAAGGTCAAGTCGATGGCCACCCAGGAGATCGGCCTCAACGAGGCGCTGGCGGCGGCCGGGATCACGGCGTACGAGACGGATCTGGCCGAGTTGATCGTGCAGCTCGGACACGACCTGCCCTCGCACATCCTGGTGCCCGCCATCCACCGCAACCGCGCCGAGATCCGCGACATCTTCCGCACCCAGATGGGCCGGTGGGGCCGCCCGGCGCCCGCCGGGCTCACCGACGAGCCGGCCGAACTCGCCGAGGCCGCGCGGCTGCACCTGCGGGAGAAGTTCCTGTCGGCCAAGGTCGCCGTCTCCGGCGCCAACTTCATCGTCGCCGAGACCGGCACCCTGGTCGTCGTCGAGTCCGAAGGCAACGGCCGGATGTGCCTGACCCTGCCCGAGACGCTGATCTCGGTCGTCGGCATCGAGAAGGTCATCCCCTCCTGGCGCGACCTCGAAGTCTTCCTGCAACTGCTGCCGCGCTCCTCCACCGCCGAGCGCATGAACCCCTACACCTCCATGTGGACCGGCACCACCGACGGCGACGGCCCCGCCGCCTTCCACCTGGTCCTGCTCGACAACGGCCGCACCGACGCGCTCGCCGACCAGGTGGGACGCCAGGCCCTGCGCTGCATCCGCTGCTCCGCCTGCCTCAACGTGTGCCCCGTCTACGAGCGCGCCGGCGGCCACGCCTACGGCTCCGCCTACCCCGGGCCGATCGGCGCGATCCTGACGCCGCAGCTCCGCGGCACCGTCAGCGCGCTGGACGCGTCCCTGCCGTACGCCTCCTCGCTCTGCGGCGCCTGCTACGAGGTCTGCCCGGTCGCCATCGACATCCCCGAGGTCCTGGTGCGGCTCCGGGAGCGGGTGGTCGAGGGCGGCCCGGTGACGGTACGCGGCACGCGGGCGGTGATCCGGCCGGCCAGGGGGCACGCGGCCGAGCGGGCCGCCATGCGCGCCGCCCGCTGGGCGTTCGAGCACCCGCGCGCGCTCCGCGCGGGCCAGCGGTTGGCCTCGCGTACCCGCGCGCTGCACCCCAGGCACCTGCCGGGCCCCGGTCGCGCCTGGACGCGCGGCCGCGACCTGCCCGAGGTGCCGGCGGAGTCCTTCCGCGACTGGTGGCAGCGCACCCGTGGCGAGCGGGGGACGGCATGA
- a CDS encoding (Fe-S)-binding protein: MRVALFVTCVNDTLYPRTGQAVVTLLERLGVEVDFPAAQSCCGQPQYNTGYRHESEPLLRHYAEVFAGYDHIVTPSGSCVAMVRDNYPRLGARARAEGRGSALAEAAANVVPRTYELTEFLVDVLGVTDVGAYYPHTVTYHPTCHGLRMLGLGDRPLALLRQVRGLKLVELAGADECCGFGGTFAVKNAAVSTAMGADKARAIEATGADVVCTVDNSCQTHIGGTLSRRGSAVRPVHLAEILASTEGRVL; this comes from the coding sequence GTGCGCGTTGCCCTCTTCGTCACCTGCGTCAACGACACCCTCTACCCGCGCACCGGCCAGGCCGTCGTCACCCTCCTGGAGCGGCTGGGCGTCGAGGTGGACTTCCCCGCCGCCCAGTCCTGCTGCGGCCAGCCGCAGTACAACACGGGGTACCGGCACGAGAGCGAACCGCTGCTGCGTCACTACGCCGAGGTCTTCGCGGGCTACGACCACATCGTCACCCCCTCCGGCTCCTGCGTCGCCATGGTGCGGGACAACTATCCGCGCCTGGGAGCCAGGGCCCGGGCCGAGGGGCGCGGCAGCGCGTTGGCCGAGGCGGCGGCGAACGTCGTGCCACGGACGTACGAGCTGACGGAGTTCCTGGTGGACGTCCTCGGGGTGACCGACGTCGGCGCGTACTACCCGCACACCGTCACCTACCACCCCACCTGCCACGGGCTGCGCATGCTGGGCCTGGGCGACCGGCCGCTGGCCCTGCTGCGCCAGGTACGGGGGCTCAAGCTGGTCGAGTTGGCGGGGGCCGACGAGTGTTGCGGCTTCGGTGGCACGTTCGCCGTCAAGAACGCCGCCGTCTCGACCGCCATGGGCGCCGACAAGGCCCGCGCCATCGAGGCCACCGGGGCCGACGTGGTGTGCACCGTGGACAACTCCTGCCAGACGCACATCGGCGGCACCCTGTCCCGCCGGGGCTCGGCCGTGCGCCCCGTACACCTCGCGGAGATCCTGGCCAGTACGGAAGGAAGGGTGCTGTGA
- a CDS encoding NAD(P)-binding domain-containing protein → MRPTAPTPLDVLVIGAGQAGLSSAYHLRRRGYEPNTGFVVLDHSPAPGGAWQFRWPTLTYGRVHGMHALPGMELTGADPERPSSEVIGAYFAAYERAFELPVRRPVDVSSVGDGADGRLLVRTSVGDWAPRAVINATGTWDRPFWPRYPGQETFAGRQLHTAQYPGPAAFAGQRVVVVGGGTSAVQHLLEIAQVAAATTWVTRRPPLFRSGPFGPEEGRAAVAMVEERVRRGLPPRSVVSVTGLPMTEAMERARAAGVLDRRPMFDRLTRSGVAWDDGRFVEADVVLWATGFRPAVEHLAPLRLREAGGGIALDGTRAVRDPRIHLVGYGPSASTIGANRAGGAAVREIHRLLGQPTPVAA, encoded by the coding sequence GTGCGGCCCACGGCGCCGACGCCGCTCGACGTGCTCGTCATCGGCGCTGGTCAGGCCGGCCTCTCCAGCGCGTACCACCTGCGCAGGCGCGGTTACGAGCCGAACACCGGCTTCGTCGTGCTCGACCACTCCCCCGCGCCGGGCGGCGCCTGGCAGTTCCGCTGGCCGACCCTGACGTACGGCAGGGTGCACGGGATGCACGCGCTGCCGGGCATGGAACTGACCGGGGCCGACCCCGAGCGGCCCTCGTCCGAGGTGATCGGCGCGTACTTCGCCGCGTACGAGCGCGCCTTCGAACTGCCGGTGCGCCGGCCGGTGGACGTCAGCTCGGTGGGCGACGGGGCGGACGGGCGGCTGCTGGTGCGCACCTCGGTGGGCGACTGGGCGCCCCGGGCCGTGATCAACGCGACCGGCACCTGGGACCGCCCGTTCTGGCCGCGCTACCCGGGCCAGGAGACGTTCGCCGGCCGCCAGTTGCACACCGCCCAGTACCCGGGGCCGGCGGCGTTCGCCGGGCAGCGGGTCGTGGTGGTCGGCGGCGGCACCTCCGCCGTGCAGCACCTGCTTGAGATCGCCCAGGTCGCGGCCGCGACCACCTGGGTGACCCGGCGCCCGCCGCTGTTCCGCAGCGGCCCGTTCGGCCCGGAGGAGGGGCGCGCGGCGGTGGCCATGGTCGAGGAGCGGGTGCGGCGCGGCCTGCCGCCGCGCAGCGTGGTCTCCGTGACCGGGCTGCCGATGACGGAGGCGATGGAGCGGGCCCGGGCCGCGGGCGTCCTGGACCGGCGGCCCATGTTCGACCGGCTCACCCGCTCCGGCGTCGCCTGGGACGACGGCCGGTTCGTCGAGGCGGACGTGGTGCTGTGGGCCACCGGCTTCCGCCCGGCCGTCGAGCACCTGGCCCCGTTGCGACTGCGCGAGGCGGGCGGCGGCATCGCCCTGGACGGCACCCGGGCCGTCCGCGACCCCCGGATCCACCTCGTCGGGTACGGCCCGTCGGCCAGCACCATCGGCGCCAACCGGGCCGGCGGCGCGGCCGTACGGGAGATCCACCGGCTGCTCGGCCAGCCCACGCCGGTCGCCGCCTGA
- a CDS encoding LLM class flavin-dependent oxidoreductase, which translates to MSIHLHWFLPTGGDGRTLVDRHAYAATEKGRSGIGPVSGVRAPDIDYLTQIAKAAEHLGFEAVLTPTGTWCEDAWLTTAALAQHTRRLRFLVAFRPGVLSPVLAAQMAATYQRITGGRLLLNVVTGGDSTEQRRFGDHLDHDQRYARTAEFLSVVRGAWRGEPYDFTGEHYRIEGGLTALPPDPLPPVFFGGSSPAAGPVAAEHADVYLTWGEPPAQVREKIEWIRGLAERAGREVRFGIRLHTISRDSAKRAWAVADRLLDDLDAETVAAAQRALGRSESVGQQRMLALHGGSREKLEIAPNLWAGVGLVRGGAGTALVGSHAEVADRIEEYHALGIDHFVLSGYPHLEEAYWFGEGVAPELAARGLLAAPTGGARAPLTHGHPVPTPGGAPLLIAGGR; encoded by the coding sequence ATGTCCATCCACCTGCACTGGTTCCTGCCCACCGGCGGCGACGGCCGCACCCTGGTGGATCGGCACGCCTACGCCGCCACCGAGAAGGGCCGCTCGGGCATCGGGCCGGTGAGCGGGGTGCGCGCGCCCGACATCGACTACCTGACGCAGATCGCCAAGGCCGCCGAACACCTTGGCTTCGAGGCGGTGTTGACGCCCACCGGCACCTGGTGCGAGGACGCCTGGCTGACGACGGCCGCCCTGGCCCAGCACACCAGGCGGCTGAGGTTCCTGGTCGCCTTCCGGCCCGGGGTGCTCTCGCCGGTGCTCGCCGCGCAGATGGCGGCCACCTACCAGCGGATCACCGGCGGGCGGCTGCTGCTGAACGTGGTGACCGGCGGCGACTCCACCGAGCAGCGCCGGTTCGGCGACCACCTCGACCACGACCAGCGGTACGCGCGCACGGCGGAGTTCCTGTCGGTGGTGCGCGGCGCGTGGCGCGGCGAGCCGTACGACTTCACCGGCGAGCACTACCGGATCGAGGGCGGGCTGACCGCGCTGCCGCCCGACCCGCTGCCGCCTGTCTTCTTCGGGGGCTCGTCCCCGGCGGCGGGGCCGGTCGCGGCGGAGCACGCCGACGTGTACCTGACCTGGGGCGAGCCGCCGGCGCAGGTGCGGGAGAAGATCGAGTGGATCAGGGGCCTCGCCGAGCGCGCGGGGCGCGAGGTCCGGTTCGGCATCCGGTTGCACACGATCTCGCGGGACTCGGCGAAGCGGGCGTGGGCCGTCGCCGACCGGCTGCTCGACGACCTCGACGCGGAGACGGTCGCCGCGGCCCAACGGGCCCTGGGGCGCAGCGAGTCGGTGGGCCAGCAGCGGATGCTGGCGTTGCACGGCGGCTCGCGGGAGAAGCTGGAGATCGCGCCGAACCTGTGGGCGGGCGTCGGCCTGGTGCGGGGTGGCGCGGGCACGGCGCTGGTCGGCAGCCACGCGGAGGTCGCCGACCGGATCGAGGAGTACCACGCGTTGGGCATCGACCACTTCGTGTTGTCGGGCTATCCGCACCTGGAGGAGGCGTACTGGTTCGGCGAGGGTGTCGCGCCCGAGCTGGCCGCGCGCGGGCTGCTGGCGGCTCCGACCGGGGGCGCGCGGGCGCCCCTCACCCACGGCCACCCGGTGCCCACGCCGGGTGGCGCACCGCTGCTGATCGCCGGGGGGCGGTGA
- a CDS encoding ABC transporter substrate-binding protein: MSARTAIALPALLLPLVLLLTGCSGSSSADSGGGNTDGKGSVTLNVGDQKGGSEAVLRAAGELDDLPYRIRWSTFTSGPPLLEAVNAKAVDIGAVGNTPPVFAAAAKSKIKVVAATHGTSYGEAIVVKKGSELRTVTDLKGKSVAVAQGSSAHYQLTASLAKAGLSIDDVKVSLLQPADALAAFTRDKVDAWAIWDPYTSQALRHADARVLTTGQGVVNGLGFQVAAPAALDDSEKSKAIADYLRRLRRAQDWVFKHPEEWAKVWAKETGLPYETALDSVRRSHGTRVTVAVDEAAVASEQKIADTFAELGLTPRRFSFRDFVDTRFNAGLPPSTAAPRSYGKGH; encoded by the coding sequence ATGAGCGCGCGCACCGCCATCGCCCTCCCCGCCCTGCTGCTCCCACTGGTCCTGCTCCTCACGGGCTGCTCGGGCTCCTCGTCCGCCGACTCGGGCGGGGGCAACACCGACGGCAAGGGCTCGGTGACACTCAACGTGGGCGACCAGAAGGGCGGCTCGGAGGCGGTGTTGCGGGCCGCCGGTGAGCTGGACGACCTGCCGTACAGGATCCGCTGGTCGACCTTCACCTCGGGTCCGCCGCTCCTTGAGGCGGTCAACGCGAAGGCGGTGGACATCGGGGCCGTGGGCAACACCCCGCCGGTGTTCGCCGCCGCCGCGAAGTCGAAGATCAAGGTGGTCGCGGCGACGCACGGCACCTCGTACGGCGAGGCGATCGTGGTCAAGAAGGGCTCGGAGCTGCGGACGGTCACCGACCTCAAGGGGAAGTCGGTCGCGGTCGCGCAGGGCAGTTCCGCGCACTACCAACTGACCGCGTCGCTGGCCAAGGCCGGCCTGTCGATCGACGACGTGAAGGTGAGTCTCCTCCAACCCGCCGACGCCCTGGCCGCGTTCACCCGGGACAAGGTGGACGCCTGGGCGATCTGGGACCCGTACACCTCGCAGGCGCTGCGGCACGCCGACGCCCGGGTGCTCACGACGGGGCAGGGCGTGGTGAACGGGCTGGGCTTCCAGGTGGCCGCCCCGGCGGCGCTCGACGACAGCGAGAAGTCCAAGGCCATCGCCGACTACCTGCGCCGGTTGCGCCGCGCCCAGGACTGGGTGTTCAAGCACCCCGAGGAGTGGGCCAAGGTGTGGGCCAAGGAGACCGGGCTGCCGTACGAGACGGCGCTCGACTCGGTGCGCCGCTCGCACGGCACCCGGGTCACCGTCGCCGTGGACGAGGCCGCGGTCGCCTCCGAGCAGAAGATCGCCGACACCTTCGCCGAACTGGGTCTGACCCCGCGCCGGTTCTCCTTCCGGGACTTCGTGGACACCCGGTTCAACGCCGGGCTGCCGCCGTCCACCGCGGCGCCCCGCTCCTACGGAAAGGGCCACTGA
- a CDS encoding ABC transporter ATP-binding protein, with translation MATDVHGRVGPLEKTAADRAPAPESDVPHADTPARGLRPDGARGLGGDTAGESAGGGPGDGVAVAIEVAGLSRSFGGRRVIDDLDLTVRPGEFVALLGRSGCGKSTLLRVLAGLDREIEGLVRVPRARAVAFQQPRLMPWKRVWRNVLLGLPGRPDRATAERALAEVGLTERATAWPKTLSGGEAQRASLARALVREPDLLLLDEPFGALDALTRITAQRLVADVWQRRGCAVLLVTHDVDEAVSLADRVLVMDGGVIAYETPVGLDRPRDAGDPAFTALRAELLDRLGVATPTASAASSRAVADAVPDGASGLVRKEG, from the coding sequence ATGGCGACCGACGTTCACGGGCGCGTAGGCCCCCTGGAGAAGACGGCCGCCGACCGGGCCCCGGCCCCGGAGTCGGACGTGCCCCACGCGGACACCCCGGCGCGTGGCCTTCGGCCCGATGGAGCGCGCGGCCTCGGCGGCGACACGGCCGGCGAGAGCGCCGGTGGTGGCCCCGGTGACGGTGTGGCCGTCGCCATCGAGGTCGCCGGGCTCAGCCGGTCCTTCGGCGGCCGGCGAGTCATCGATGATCTCGACCTGACCGTGCGCCCGGGCGAGTTCGTGGCCCTGCTCGGCCGGAGCGGGTGCGGCAAGTCCACGCTGCTGCGCGTGTTGGCCGGCCTCGACCGTGAGATCGAGGGGCTGGTGCGGGTGCCACGGGCCCGCGCCGTCGCCTTCCAGCAGCCCCGGTTGATGCCGTGGAAGCGGGTGTGGCGCAACGTGCTGCTCGGCCTTCCGGGACGTCCCGACCGGGCCACCGCGGAGCGCGCGCTGGCCGAGGTGGGGCTCACCGAACGGGCCACCGCCTGGCCCAAGACGCTCTCCGGTGGCGAGGCCCAACGCGCCTCACTGGCGCGGGCGTTGGTGCGCGAGCCGGATCTGCTGCTGTTGGACGAGCCCTTCGGCGCGCTGGACGCGCTGACCCGGATCACGGCGCAGCGGCTGGTGGCCGACGTGTGGCAGCGGCGCGGCTGCGCCGTGTTGCTCGTGACGCACGACGTCGACGAGGCGGTGTCGCTGGCCGACCGCGTGCTGGTGATGGACGGCGGGGTCATCGCGTACGAGACGCCGGTGGGCCTGGATCGGCCGCGCGACGCGGGCGACCCGGCGTTCACCGCGCTGCGCGCCGAGCTGCTCGACCGACTCGGTGTGGCGACCCCGACCGCCTCCGCCGCCTCCTCGCGGGCCGTGGCGGACGCCGTACCGGACGGCGCCTCGGGCCTCGTCCGTAAGGAGGGGTGA
- a CDS encoding ABC transporter permease subunit — protein MSPVLEPVVPLSTRRRPVPRWLRRATGPLALLALWQVCSATGVLSPDTLASPGTIASTAADMTRDGTLPDAMAVSVQRVAIGLALGGLVGITLALLSGLSRLGEDLIDASVQMLRSIPWVGMIPLFIIWLGIGEAPKIALIALGVAFHLYLNVYAGIRGVDAGLIEAGTALGLNRWGLVRHVVLPGALPGAMTGLRYSLATAWLALVFGETINADEGIGFLLNRAREFFQTDVIVVCLLVYAVLGLLADFVVRTLERLLLQWRPTFTGA, from the coding sequence ATGTCTCCGGTCCTCGAACCGGTCGTTCCCCTGTCCACACGCCGCCGGCCCGTGCCACGCTGGCTGCGCCGCGCCACCGGTCCGCTCGCTCTGCTCGCCCTGTGGCAGGTGTGCAGCGCGACGGGAGTCCTCAGCCCCGACACGCTCGCATCGCCCGGCACCATCGCCAGCACCGCGGCCGACATGACCCGGGACGGCACCCTGCCCGACGCCATGGCGGTGTCCGTACAGCGGGTGGCGATCGGGCTCGCGCTCGGTGGTCTCGTCGGCATCACCCTCGCCCTGCTGTCCGGGCTCTCCCGGCTCGGCGAGGACCTGATCGACGCCAGCGTGCAGATGCTGCGCAGCATCCCGTGGGTCGGGATGATCCCGCTGTTCATCATCTGGCTCGGCATCGGCGAGGCGCCGAAGATCGCGCTCATCGCGCTCGGCGTCGCCTTCCACCTCTACCTCAACGTCTACGCGGGCATCCGCGGCGTGGACGCCGGGCTCATCGAGGCCGGCACCGCCCTCGGGCTGAACCGGTGGGGCCTGGTGCGGCACGTCGTGCTGCCGGGCGCACTGCCCGGCGCGATGACCGGGCTGCGGTACTCGTTGGCCACCGCGTGGTTGGCGCTGGTCTTCGGCGAGACGATCAACGCCGACGAGGGCATCGGCTTCCTGCTCAACCGGGCGCGCGAGTTCTTCCAGACCGACGTGATCGTCGTCTGCCTGCTCGTCTACGCGGTCCTCGGGCTGCTCGCCGACTTCGTGGTCCGTACTCTCGAAAGGCTGTTGCTGCAATGGCGACCGACGTTCACGGGCGCGTAG
- a CDS encoding phage holin family protein, with protein MSTSTSTSTRPRQYPRAAQDRTPDLDGHGATRHEPYEPYRPAKNRSVGELMSDVTSDVQQLFRQELELAKAEVREEATKAGKAAGMFGGAGFAGYMVAVLLSLTAVFALANVMDLAWAALIVTGIWAVIGAVLFLRARSQMRTVSPKPERTMETLKEDARWARHPIG; from the coding sequence ATGTCGACTTCCACTTCCACATCCACCCGGCCGCGTCAGTACCCCCGCGCGGCCCAGGACCGGACGCCGGACCTCGACGGGCACGGCGCCACCCGGCACGAGCCGTACGAGCCGTACCGCCCCGCGAAGAACCGGTCGGTCGGCGAGCTGATGTCCGACGTGACCTCGGACGTCCAACAACTCTTCCGGCAGGAACTGGAGTTGGCGAAGGCCGAGGTACGGGAGGAGGCCACGAAGGCGGGCAAGGCGGCGGGCATGTTCGGCGGCGCCGGGTTCGCCGGGTACATGGTCGCCGTGCTGCTGTCGCTGACGGCGGTGTTCGCCCTGGCCAACGTGATGGACCTGGCCTGGGCCGCGCTGATCGTCACCGGCATCTGGGCGGTCATCGGAGCAGTCCTGTTCCTGCGGGCCCGCTCTCAGATGCGGACCGTGTCACCGAAGCCGGAACGCACCATGGAAACGCTCAAGGAGGACGCGCGATGGGCACGTCACCCGATCGGATAA
- a CDS encoding DUF3618 domain-containing protein gives MGTSPDRIRADIETTRAKLSADLDRLADRTSPRRMAHRRGRRMRNSVSGMRERVMGTASHATDQAGDRAQQASERAQQAADSAREGVGQAADTAKQAAGQASDAVRQAPEQAVAQTQGNPLAAGLIAFGAGLLVASLAPASRAEEQAAAQLTEHASGVIEPVKQAATESAQHLKEEATDTAKHAAEEVKGTATKAARTTQEHAREQAGDVTDHARRSGANVADEAREGGGQT, from the coding sequence ATGGGCACGTCACCCGATCGGATAAGGGCCGACATCGAGACCACCCGGGCCAAGCTGTCCGCGGACCTCGATCGCCTCGCTGACCGCACCAGCCCCCGCCGCATGGCCCACCGCCGCGGGCGCCGGATGCGCAACTCGGTATCCGGCATGCGAGAACGCGTCATGGGAACCGCCTCGCACGCCACCGACCAGGCCGGGGACCGCGCCCAGCAGGCGAGCGAGCGGGCCCAACAGGCGGCGGACTCGGCCCGCGAGGGTGTGGGCCAGGCGGCGGACACCGCCAAGCAGGCGGCAGGCCAGGCGAGCGACGCGGTCCGCCAGGCGCCCGAACAGGCGGTGGCCCAGACACAGGGCAACCCGCTCGCGGCCGGCCTGATCGCCTTCGGCGCCGGACTGCTCGTCGCCTCGCTGGCACCGGCGTCCCGAGCCGAGGAGCAGGCGGCGGCCCAACTCACCGAGCACGCCAGCGGCGTGATCGAACCGGTCAAGCAGGCCGCCACCGAGTCCGCCCAGCACCTCAAGGAGGAGGCCACCGACACGGCGAAGCACGCCGCCGAGGAGGTCAAGGGGACGGCGACCAAGGCCGCCCGCACCACCCAGGAACATGCCCGCGAACAGGCGGGCGACGTCACCGACCACGCCCGACGCTCCGGAGCGAACGTGGCCGACGAGGCCCGCGAGGGCGGCGGTCAGACGTAG
- a CDS encoding YihY/virulence factor BrkB family protein, which produces MALHKAGPKRRHSPRPQRPDEYAPPQGAGASVGGGPAAAGEPPAADRSDQAPHGDQPAKAPTDLPSRSWKAVLKRTVKEFKNDNLSDWAAALTYYGILSIFPAVIALLSIVGLLGTSQVNSLIDNVRELAPGAVQDTLVSMLEQMRDGQGKAGIALAIGVLVALWSASGYVAAFMRASNAVYDIGEGRPVWKTLPTRLGITIVVVLLLAAIAVGVVFTGTLAKKAGEVIGVGGTAVTVWNIAKWPVMLLLFSVIVALLYWAAPNVKRSIRWVSPGSVIAVLIWIVASAGFAVYVANFSSYNKTYGSLAAVIIFLVWLWISNLAILLGLEFNAELERSRAIHSGHPPTEEPYVEPRDTRKL; this is translated from the coding sequence ATGGCGTTGCACAAGGCTGGACCGAAGCGACGGCACTCACCCAGGCCCCAGCGGCCGGACGAGTACGCGCCGCCGCAGGGCGCGGGCGCCTCCGTGGGAGGCGGCCCCGCGGCTGCCGGCGAGCCGCCGGCGGCGGACCGGTCGGACCAGGCGCCGCACGGGGACCAACCCGCCAAGGCGCCCACGGACCTGCCCAGCCGGTCCTGGAAGGCCGTCCTCAAGCGCACGGTGAAAGAGTTCAAGAACGACAACCTCAGCGACTGGGCGGCCGCCCTGACCTACTACGGCATCCTGTCGATCTTCCCCGCCGTCATCGCCCTGCTGTCGATCGTCGGGTTGCTCGGCACCTCACAGGTCAACTCGCTGATCGACAACGTGCGCGAGCTGGCCCCCGGTGCCGTACAGGACACCCTGGTGAGCATGTTGGAGCAGATGCGCGACGGCCAGGGCAAGGCGGGCATCGCGCTGGCCATCGGTGTCCTGGTCGCGCTGTGGTCGGCCTCGGGTTACGTCGCCGCCTTCATGCGGGCCTCCAACGCGGTCTACGACATCGGCGAGGGGCGCCCGGTGTGGAAGACGCTGCCCACGCGCCTGGGCATCACCATCGTGGTGGTGCTGCTGCTCGCGGCCATCGCCGTGGGCGTGGTCTTCACCGGCACGCTGGCCAAGAAGGCGGGCGAGGTCATCGGCGTCGGCGGCACCGCCGTCACGGTCTGGAACATCGCCAAGTGGCCGGTGATGCTGTTGCTGTTCAGCGTGATCGTCGCCCTGCTGTACTGGGCCGCCCCCAACGTGAAGCGCAGCATACGCTGGGTCAGCCCGGGCAGCGTCATCGCCGTCCTCATCTGGATCGTCGCGTCGGCCGGCTTCGCGGTGTACGTGGCGAACTTCAGCAGCTACAACAAGACCTACGGCAGCCTCGCCGCGGTCATCATCTTCCTGGTGTGGCTGTGGATCTCCAACCTGGCCATCCTGCTGGGCCTGGAGTTCAACGCCGAGCTGGAACGCAGCCGCGCCATCCACAGCGGCCACCCACCCACCGAGGAGCCGTACGTCGAGCCCCGCGACACCCGCAAGTTGTGA
- a CDS encoding secondary thiamine-phosphate synthase enzyme YjbQ, whose translation MSPFTTRVLDLTTGSRETVTDLTSECTAFLHEAANGRDGLLNVFVPHATAGVAVLETGAGSDDDLLAILRDLLPADDRWRHRHGTPGHGRDHVLPALVAPHATLPVVGGELALGTWQSVCLVDTNISNVNRQVRLSFLG comes from the coding sequence ATGAGCCCATTCACCACCCGCGTACTCGACCTCACCACCGGCTCCCGGGAGACGGTCACCGACCTGACCTCGGAGTGCACCGCCTTCCTCCACGAGGCGGCCAACGGCCGGGACGGCCTGCTGAACGTCTTCGTCCCGCACGCCACGGCTGGCGTCGCCGTCCTGGAAACCGGCGCCGGCAGCGACGACGACCTCCTGGCCATCCTGCGCGACCTCCTCCCCGCCGACGACCGCTGGCGCCACCGCCACGGCACCCCGGGCCACGGCCGCGACCACGTCCTCCCGGCCCTGGTGGCACCGCACGCGACGCTGCCGGTGGTGGGTGGGGAGCTGGCGTTGGGGACCTGGCAGTCGGTGTGTCTGGTGGACACCAACATCTCTAATGTCAACCGTCAGGTTCGACTGAGCTTCCTGGGTTGA